CGACGGTGAGCTGGTCCATTGTTGGGGCCCGGATCCGCAGTCTGCTGATCCCATACCTCATCTGGTCCCTGGTGTTGATCGTCTTCCTGGGGCTCCAGGGGCGGCGTCTCTCGCCGGCCGGCTATGCAGCCGCGTTGCTCACCGGCCGGGTGAACCCGGCCTACTACTACGTGCCGCTGCTCTGTCAGTTTTACCTCTTGTCGCCGTTGCTGGTCTTTCTGGCCCGTCGCTGGTGGCAGTGGCTGTTGCTGGGGGCCCTGGTCATCCAGCTGAGCATTCAGCTGCTCTATTACCCGGCGCTGTTGCATGTGTCCGCCGGTGCCCTGCAGCCCTATGTGGATGTGGTGCCCAAGTGGATCTTCCCGGTACGCATCTTCTGGTTTGTGGCGGGGCTGGTGGCTGGCTTTCACCTGGCAGCGCTCAAACAGTTCGCCGCCCGCTGGAAATGGTGGTGGCTGGGTGGGCTGTTGCTCTTGTTTGTCGTCGGCATGGTGGAATGGGAGTCCATGCAGACCTATGCCGGCCAGGGATGGTTGGCCCACCGGGAAACCTTCCTGGACACAGCCTACGGCGGATTGGTGATCCTGGCCTTTCTGGCTTTCAGCGACTTTAACGTCCCCTTTGCCGGCTTCGTGTCGGAGCTGGGGGCCAAGTCCTTCGGCATCTACCTGCTCCACTCGCCGGTGATGGAGGTCACCGCCCGCCTGATCTACCGTTTTGTGCCCGGTCTGCTGGCCCATCAGGAGATCCTGCAGCCCGTGCTCGTGGTGGCCAGCCTGGGAGTTCCCCTCCTGTTGATGGCCCTGGTCAATCGTTCTCCGTTGCGTCGTTATTACCGTTGGTTATTCGGCTAATTGATTCTAGAGGATACCGCATCGGGAAACCTGGAATCTCTTCCTATCCTTTTTCAGGAGTCATCCATGGCAGATGTCATCATCATTGGCGGAGGACCCGCCGGGGCAGCCCTGGGCTGCTACTTGTCCCGGGCCGGAATCGACAACATCATCTTTGAAGGGGCCAATTTCCCCCGTGCCCACGTGGGCGAGTCCCTGGTGACGTCCACGGTGGCGATTTTCAAAGAGTTAGGCTTCCTGCAGACCATGGAGGAGGCTGGCTTTGTGCGCAAGTTTGGCGCAGCGTGGCATGCGCCCGGCGGGCGCTCCCTGTCCCTGCGTTTTAATGCGGTGCCGGAGGAGGGCATCGATCAGGACTACACCTACCATGTGGACCGGGCCCAGTTCGACCTGCTCTTGCTGAAACACGCGGAAAAACTGGGCTCCCGGGTCTATCAGGGCACCCATGTGCGCCGGGTGTTGCTGGACGAGGCGGGCCAGGCCCGGGGGGTCTGTGTCCAGGTGGGCAACAGCGAGGTGGAGGTGCCGGCTCGGGTGGTGGTGGACGCCAGCGGGCGCAACACCCTGCTGGGTCGCCAGCTTCGCCTGAAACAAAAGGATCCCATCTTCAACCAGTACGCGGTCCACGCCTGGTTTAAAAACCTGGACCGGGGCGAAGGCGAGGAGGCCGACTACATCCACATCTACTTCCTGCCTGTGGAACGGGGCTGGGTGTGGCAGATCCCCATCAACGACGAGATCACATCCATCGGCGTGGTGGCGGAAAAGGACATCTTCAAAGGATCGCGCGAGGATATCGAGGGATACTTTTTGCGCCACGCCCACATGAATCCCGATCTGGCCCATGCCATGCGCCATGCGGTTCGGGTCACCGAGTTCAACGCCGAGGGGGATTACAGCTACAGCATGCGCCGCTTTGTGGGGGATGGCTACCTCCTGGTGGGCGACGCGGCCCGCTTTGTGGACCCCATCTTCTCGTCTGGGGTGAGCGTGGCCCTGTTCAGCGCCAAGTTTGCTGCGGAACGGATTGCCCATGCCTTTGCCCTGGGCGACTTCGGGGAACATGTTTTCCTGCCCTACGAAGAGAAGCTGCGGGCAGGGGTGGAGATCTGGTATGAGTTCATCCGGCTCTACTACAAGCTCCTGCCCCTGTTCACCCACTTCGTCCAGTCGCCCCAATATCGGCGGGAGATCGAACGCCTGTTGCAGGGGCTGGTCTTCGATCGCAAAGAGGCGCAGGTACTGCAGGCCATGCGGGAGTACATCGCCAAGGTGGAGGCATCCGAGAACCATCTCCTGCGGGGGCAGCTGAGCCCCATCCCCATCGACTGAGCGGGGAACGGCGGGCGGCATGCTGGCAGCCTGGATGAGAAGTGAATTTGTATTCGATGATTACGTGAAAGGTGATGGAGGTCACACTATCTATGAACTTTGCAAGCAATGATGTCATCATCATCGGCGGGGGGCCGGCCGGCTCTACCCTGGGCAGTTACCTGTCCATGGCGGGTATCGGCAACATGATCTTCGAGGGCGCCAACCACCCCCGACCCCACGTGGGGGAATCCCTGGTGACATCGACCACCCGGGTCTTTCGCGAGATCGGTTTTCTGGAAACCATGGAGCGGGAAGGTTTCGTGCGCAAGTATGGCGCATCCTGGCATGCACCAGGGGGCCGCTCCTTTGCCATCGAGTTTCAGGAATTTCCCCAGGAAGGAATCGACCAGGAGTACACCTACCATGTGGACCGGGCCAAATTCGACCTGCTGATGTTGAAGCATGCGGAAAGCCTGGGCTCCAAGGTCTACCAGGGCGTCCGGGTCAAGCAGGTGCTCTTCGACGAGAACGGCTTTGCCAACGGCGTCCGGGTGCAGGTGGGGGGCGCGGAGGTGGATGTGCCGGCCCGCATGGTGGTGGATGCCAGCGGCCGGGAGACCGTCCTGGGGCGCCAGCTGCGGCTGAAGAAGAAGGACCCCATCTTCAACCAGTATGCAGTCCACGCCTGGTTTAAGAACCTGGACCGGGGCGAAGGCGAGGACGCCGACTACATCCACATCTATTTCCTGCCCGTGGAGCGGGGCTGGGTGTGGCAGATCCCCATCACCGAGGAGATCACTTCCGTAGGGGTGGTGGCGGAGAAGGAGATCTTCAAGAACGCCCGCACCGACGTGGCTGAATACTTCCACCACCACGTCAACCTCAATCCGGACCTGGCCCAC
This DNA window, taken from Litorilinea aerophila, encodes the following:
- a CDS encoding acyltransferase family protein, which encodes MVGRLLQLNGVAILGVILFHAAGWGFVAMFAWSHRYLPAATDPTAQMGSLSYYVLRGVEQFAVFSIPAFLFVSGYFIAFATPRRQATVSWSIVGARIRSLLIPYLIWSLVLIVFLGLQGRRLSPAGYAAALLTGRVNPAYYYVPLLCQFYLLSPLLVFLARRWWQWLLLGALVIQLSIQLLYYPALLHVSAGALQPYVDVVPKWIFPVRIFWFVAGLVAGFHLAALKQFAARWKWWWLGGLLLLFVVGMVEWESMQTYAGQGWLAHRETFLDTAYGGLVILAFLAFSDFNVPFAGFVSELGAKSFGIYLLHSPVMEVTARLIYRFVPGLLAHQEILQPVLVVASLGVPLLLMALVNRSPLRRYYRWLFG
- a CDS encoding NAD(P)/FAD-dependent oxidoreductase; its protein translation is MADVIIIGGGPAGAALGCYLSRAGIDNIIFEGANFPRAHVGESLVTSTVAIFKELGFLQTMEEAGFVRKFGAAWHAPGGRSLSLRFNAVPEEGIDQDYTYHVDRAQFDLLLLKHAEKLGSRVYQGTHVRRVLLDEAGQARGVCVQVGNSEVEVPARVVVDASGRNTLLGRQLRLKQKDPIFNQYAVHAWFKNLDRGEGEEADYIHIYFLPVERGWVWQIPINDEITSIGVVAEKDIFKGSREDIEGYFLRHAHMNPDLAHAMRHAVRVTEFNAEGDYSYSMRRFVGDGYLLVGDAARFVDPIFSSGVSVALFSAKFAAERIAHAFALGDFGEHVFLPYEEKLRAGVEIWYEFIRLYYKLLPLFTHFVQSPQYRREIERLLQGLVFDRKEAQVLQAMREYIAKVEASENHLLRGQLSPIPID
- a CDS encoding NAD(P)/FAD-dependent oxidoreductase, with amino-acid sequence MNFASNDVIIIGGGPAGSTLGSYLSMAGIGNMIFEGANHPRPHVGESLVTSTTRVFREIGFLETMEREGFVRKYGASWHAPGGRSFAIEFQEFPQEGIDQEYTYHVDRAKFDLLMLKHAESLGSKVYQGVRVKQVLFDENGFANGVRVQVGGAEVDVPARMVVDASGRETVLGRQLRLKKKDPIFNQYAVHAWFKNLDRGEGEDADYIHIYFLPVERGWVWQIPITEEITSVGVVAEKEIFKNARTDVAEYFHHHVNLNPDLAHAMRNAVRCNDFKTEGDYSYSMERFVGDGFMLVGDAARFVDPIFSSGVSVALYSARFAAAQIAEAYATGDFSQKALMPYEEKLRNGVEIWYEFIRLYYKLLPLFTHFIQSKDYRFQVLELLQGVVFDRKEVPVLQAMRDYVEKVEKSENHLFKDRLTAIPID